Proteins from one Salinispora arenicola genomic window:
- a CDS encoding MMPL family transporter yields the protein MSRKAGRGRGTLVALLIALAWLVIGGLAGPYTGRLGEVTTNDNAAFLPADAEATRAQDLSELFVDRPTTPALVVYERTSGITDTDRQQIAADAAEIAELPGVVGPLPPPIPSADGQAVQLVVPIDDEQGEEIATVVANLRSVTGQERDGLTINVAGPAGLLADLIDVFSAVDGTLLLVTLCVVLLILLVVYRSPVLWIFPLLAAGMSFSLATTIVYLLADAEVLTLDGQAQGILTVLVFGAGTDYALLLVARYREELHRHDKPGSAMLAAWRGAAPAIAASAGTTIASLLCLLLSSLTSNQALGPVAAIGIAATLLVLLTLLPALLVLGGRWAFWPRRPQLDYAEPQTEHGIWGHVARFVARHARPVWLVTTLALAALALGLTQLGATTLGESDLFTERTDSVAGQEAIARHFPAGTGSPAIIFTRQDTAEQVATVAEGLPAVVAVRPVTDSPTAGPGPDAATGPDPTEPPKVVNGLVQLEVTLADLPDSDGAEQAVRELRVAVHAIPGADAVVGGVTAINVDTADASTRDRNVIIPVVLGVIAVILALLLRALIAPLLLIVTVLLSYGATLGLCALIFKHLLGFPGVDASFPLFAFVFLVALGIDYNIFLMSRIRQEAVKRGTRSGVLHGLVVTGGVITSAGIVLAATFSALAVLPLVVLIELGMAVAVGVLIDTIVVRSLLVPALTYDIGPKIWWPSRLARINGEREARHAE from the coding sequence ATGTCCAGGAAGGCTGGTCGGGGCCGGGGCACCCTGGTCGCCCTGCTCATCGCGCTCGCCTGGCTGGTGATCGGCGGCCTCGCCGGGCCGTACACCGGCAGGCTCGGTGAGGTCACCACCAACGACAACGCCGCCTTCCTTCCCGCCGATGCCGAGGCGACCCGAGCCCAGGATCTGTCCGAGCTGTTCGTTGACCGACCGACCACCCCGGCGCTCGTCGTCTACGAACGGACCAGCGGCATCACCGACACGGACCGGCAGCAGATCGCCGCCGACGCGGCCGAGATCGCCGAACTGCCCGGCGTCGTCGGCCCACTGCCGCCGCCGATCCCCAGCGCGGACGGACAGGCCGTCCAGCTGGTCGTCCCGATCGACGACGAGCAGGGTGAGGAGATCGCCACCGTCGTGGCGAACCTGCGGAGCGTCACCGGCCAGGAACGGGATGGTCTCACCATCAACGTCGCCGGCCCGGCCGGCCTGCTCGCCGACCTGATCGACGTCTTCTCGGCGGTCGACGGGACGCTACTCCTGGTCACTCTCTGCGTAGTGCTGCTCATCCTGCTCGTCGTCTACCGCAGCCCAGTACTGTGGATCTTCCCACTGCTCGCCGCCGGCATGTCGTTCTCACTGGCCACGACCATTGTCTATCTGCTCGCCGACGCCGAGGTCCTCACACTCGACGGTCAGGCGCAGGGCATCCTCACCGTGCTGGTCTTCGGCGCCGGCACCGACTACGCCCTGTTGTTGGTCGCCCGGTACCGGGAGGAACTACACCGGCATGACAAGCCCGGGTCGGCCATGCTGGCGGCCTGGCGCGGCGCAGCCCCGGCGATCGCCGCCTCCGCCGGCACCACCATCGCCAGCCTGCTCTGCCTCCTGCTGTCCAGCCTCACCTCCAACCAGGCACTCGGACCAGTCGCCGCGATCGGCATCGCGGCCACCCTGCTGGTGCTGCTCACCCTCCTACCCGCCCTGCTCGTGCTCGGCGGACGCTGGGCATTCTGGCCCCGCCGCCCCCAACTCGACTACGCCGAGCCGCAGACCGAACACGGCATCTGGGGTCACGTCGCCCGGTTCGTGGCCCGCCACGCCCGACCTGTGTGGCTGGTCACCACGCTCGCGTTGGCCGCGCTCGCCCTCGGCCTCACCCAACTGGGTGCGACGACCCTGGGCGAGAGCGACCTGTTCACCGAACGAACGGACTCGGTCGCCGGACAGGAAGCCATCGCCCGCCACTTCCCGGCCGGCACCGGCAGCCCGGCGATCATCTTCACCCGCCAGGACACCGCCGAGCAGGTCGCCACCGTGGCTGAGGGCCTGCCGGCCGTCGTGGCGGTACGGCCGGTCACCGACAGCCCGACCGCCGGCCCCGGCCCGGACGCGGCCACCGGTCCAGACCCGACCGAACCGCCGAAAGTCGTGAACGGTCTCGTGCAGCTCGAGGTGACACTCGCCGACCTGCCGGACTCCGACGGCGCCGAACAGGCCGTCCGCGAGCTTCGGGTGGCGGTCCACGCCATCCCCGGAGCCGACGCAGTCGTCGGTGGCGTCACCGCGATCAACGTCGACACCGCTGACGCGTCCACCCGGGACCGCAACGTCATCATCCCGGTGGTCCTCGGCGTCATCGCCGTCATCCTGGCGCTGCTACTGCGCGCCCTGATCGCCCCCCTGCTGCTCATCGTCACCGTGCTGCTGTCGTACGGGGCCACGCTGGGCCTGTGCGCGCTGATCTTCAAACACCTCCTCGGTTTCCCCGGCGTGGATGCCTCGTTCCCGCTGTTCGCCTTCGTCTTCCTGGTGGCCCTCGGCATCGACTACAACATCTTCCTCATGAGTCGAATACGACAGGAGGCAGTGAAGCGGGGCACCCGCTCCGGGGTGCTGCACGGGCTCGTCGTCACCGGAGGCGTCATCACCTCCGCCGGCATCGTGCTCGCCGCGACGTTCAGCGCGCTGGCCGTACTCCCGTTGGTTGTGCTCATCGAACTGGGCATGGCGGTCGCCGTGGGCGTCCTGATCGACACGATCGTCGTCCGCTCGCTGCTGGTGCCCGCCCTCACCTACGACATCGGGCCGAAGATCTGGTGGCCGAGCCGGCTGGCCCGAATCAACGGCGAACGGGAGGCGCGTCATGCCGAATGA
- a CDS encoding FAD-dependent oxidoreductase translates to MPNDTDVVIVGGGLAGLAAARRLHRAGVPWRLLEASGRLGGRVSTDPVDGFLLDRGFQVLNTAYPRLGTLLDVNQLGLGYLVPGVLVRHRDTLTRLVNPLREPAGASGTMLAGVGSLLDRLRFGVLAASFATLPARRLLEAPETTTETALRRAGLSNTIIEELLRPFLSGVFIDRQLETSSHVLAMVLRSFVRGRIGLPAEGMAALPSAIAAPLPADLIDLETPVGHVAPGRVRTQNGDIAARAVVVAVDPPSATTLLPALTPVRMHSYTTWYHATDTAPLDEPILLVDGDRRELITNTVVVSRAAPTYAPTGQHLVATSVVGPAVPPEPVIRAELARLYGRSTADWSHLTTITLPEALPAAPPPQGRLRRPVALGGGLFVAGDHRDSPSIQGALTSGWRTAGAVLAYLRPPA, encoded by the coding sequence ATGCCGAATGACACCGACGTCGTGATCGTCGGCGGCGGCCTGGCCGGGCTGGCGGCGGCTCGACGGCTGCACCGCGCCGGGGTGCCCTGGCGGCTCCTCGAAGCGAGCGGCCGGCTCGGCGGCCGAGTCAGCACCGACCCCGTCGACGGATTCCTGCTCGACCGCGGATTCCAGGTGCTCAACACCGCGTACCCACGGCTCGGCACCCTGCTGGACGTCAACCAGCTCGGTCTCGGCTACCTCGTCCCGGGGGTGCTGGTCCGCCACCGCGACACCCTCACCAGACTGGTCAACCCACTGCGTGAGCCCGCCGGTGCGTCCGGCACCATGCTTGCCGGGGTCGGGTCACTGCTGGACCGGCTGCGGTTCGGCGTACTGGCCGCCAGCTTCGCCACGCTGCCCGCGCGGCGGCTACTCGAGGCCCCGGAGACCACCACGGAGACGGCACTGCGCCGCGCCGGCCTCTCCAACACGATCATCGAGGAACTGCTGCGACCGTTCCTCTCCGGTGTCTTCATCGACCGTCAGCTGGAGACCTCCAGCCACGTCCTCGCGATGGTGCTGCGCTCGTTCGTCCGCGGACGCATCGGCCTACCGGCTGAGGGGATGGCCGCACTGCCGTCCGCGATCGCCGCCCCGCTCCCCGCCGACCTGATCGACCTGGAAACCCCGGTTGGCCACGTCGCGCCGGGCCGGGTGCGGACCCAGAACGGTGACATCGCCGCCCGGGCCGTCGTGGTCGCGGTGGACCCACCCTCGGCGACCACCCTGCTGCCGGCGCTTACTCCGGTGCGGATGCACAGCTACACGACCTGGTACCACGCCACCGACACTGCACCCCTGGACGAGCCGATCCTGCTCGTCGACGGGGACCGTCGAGAACTGATCACCAACACCGTCGTCGTCAGCCGGGCGGCACCGACGTACGCGCCGACGGGACAGCACCTCGTCGCCACCTCGGTGGTGGGCCCCGCCGTCCCACCCGAGCCGGTCATCCGGGCCGAACTGGCCCGCCTCTACGGACGCTCCACAGCCGACTGGAGTCACCTGACCACCATCACCCTTCCCGAGGCGCTCCCCGCCGCACCGCCGCCGCAGGGCCGGCTGCGGCGGCCGGTGGCACTCGGGGGTGGCCTCTTCGTCGCTGGTGACCATCGGGACAGCCCGTCGATCCAGGGTGCGCTGACCAGCGGCTGGCGTACCGCCGGCGCGGTCCTCGCGTACCTGAGACCACCGGCCTGA
- a CDS encoding class I SAM-dependent methyltransferase, which produces MLPTRRRPLADFRLMRRTGVEQWYGEVMHAWQSLHGETGSGGPPQWRNLGYWTDETRSMTGASRNLAVKLADAAGVEAGCDVLDVGCGPGESTYLLQQRLASDGAARGRLVGMDITQRHVDMALARRTGDSPEFVRGDATDVPFPAESFDRVLALECAFHFPDRRAFFAEALRVLRPGGRVGLADVVPTASADAMRRRTRRLLPGPLRSRLDRYIGDVMKTPPVNLVPAREYAGQLRSAGFTDVTVEDISERVFPHFARHWERVSRSDRPEKILRRDADLVTADARAKAWRRQMDMFVSSWRMSEYLIVTARKPKSA; this is translated from the coding sequence ATGCTGCCGACCCGGAGAAGGCCGCTGGCCGACTTTCGGCTGATGAGGCGTACCGGCGTCGAGCAGTGGTACGGCGAGGTGATGCACGCGTGGCAGAGCCTGCACGGCGAGACCGGTAGCGGTGGGCCGCCACAGTGGCGTAACCTGGGCTACTGGACCGACGAGACGCGGTCGATGACCGGGGCCAGCCGTAACCTGGCGGTCAAGCTGGCCGACGCGGCCGGGGTCGAGGCAGGCTGCGACGTGCTGGACGTCGGCTGCGGGCCGGGCGAGTCGACATACCTCCTTCAGCAGCGCCTCGCCTCCGACGGTGCGGCCCGGGGCCGGCTGGTCGGGATGGACATCACCCAGCGGCACGTCGACATGGCGCTGGCCCGGCGCACCGGGGATTCGCCGGAGTTCGTCCGTGGGGACGCGACCGACGTGCCCTTCCCGGCCGAGTCATTCGACCGGGTGCTGGCGCTGGAGTGCGCCTTCCACTTCCCCGACCGGCGGGCGTTCTTCGCCGAGGCGCTCCGGGTGCTGCGCCCCGGCGGGCGGGTCGGCCTCGCCGACGTCGTACCCACGGCGAGCGCCGACGCCATGCGCAGGCGCACCCGCCGGCTGCTGCCGGGGCCGCTGCGGTCGCGGCTCGACCGATACATCGGCGACGTGATGAAGACTCCGCCGGTGAACCTAGTGCCCGCCCGCGAGTACGCCGGCCAGCTGCGTTCGGCGGGCTTCACCGACGTGACCGTCGAGGACATCAGCGAGCGAGTCTTCCCCCACTTCGCCCGGCACTGGGAGCGGGTCAGCCGGTCGGACCGTCCGGAGAAGATCCTGCGTCGTGACGCCGACCTCGTCACCGCCGACGCCCGCGCGAAGGCGTGGCGTCGCCAGATGGACATGTTCGTGTCCAGCTGGCGGATGTCGGAGTACCTCATCGTAACCGCCCGGAAGCCGAAGTCGGCGTAG